The Candidatus Bathyarchaeota archaeon genomic interval ACTTTGGGTTTAGCAGCCAGCAACTCGTCTACACTGGAGGCAATTTTAACGCGGAACTGCAGTTCACGTTTGAGTTTTTGGGCTCTCGCGGCGTCGGTGTCAAAAACGACCAGTTCATCACAGACAACCAGCTTGCGCTCGATTGCTTGTGCAAGTACGGTGCCGATGGCGCCGCAACCAATCAAACCAACTTTAACCATGTTTTTCGCCTCAATACTCCGGTTTTATGGTAACTTCGCTTTGCCCCACTTGGCGTCCTTCTGCTTTTTCAGCGACCACTTGGATTTTTTCGATTTTAAGCGTCGCGGCAATGTCTACGCAGCCCGGTTGGATAGCTTTGGCAGTGGCTTCGTCTTTGGCATAGATTGTTAATTGTTTGATGGGGGCGTTTAGGGGGAGTTTCTTTTCGGCTTTGTCGCGGCGGACTTCGCTCATGATGGCGGTGACTAAGTCGCCGTCCCGTTCTGCTGCTTCGTCGATTAGTGCGGGGTTGTATTTGGGCCAAGCGGAGACTTGGATACTTGGGTAGCCTTTGCCGTCTTTGTACATGTACTGGTAAATCTCCTCAGTCATGTGCGGCACCACAGGCGACAACAGTTGAAGCATGCGGTAGAGCACCTCATAGAGGGTGCGTTGTGCTGCTGCGGCGTTGGCTTCTCCGTAGGCTTCGGGGCGGTAGAGGCGGTCTTTGACGGCTTCCACATAGAAGTCGCAGAACACGTGCCAGGTGAAGTTGCGGATGTCTTCCACTGCGATGTTGAATTGGCATTTCTCGAAGGATTCGGTTACTTTTTTGGTGATGTTTTCGGTTTTGCTCAAAATCCACCTGTCGAGAAGTTGATACTCGGGTTGGACTGTGCTTTTAGGGTCATAGTTAGCAAGCAGGTTGCTTGCAAATCCCGAAGCATTCCAAAGCTTAACCAGAAAACGTCTGCCGTATTCGACGTCTTGGACGCGGTAGGGGATGTCTGAGCCTGTTGCTCCTCCGCCTGCTGCCCATTGGCGTACTGCGTCGGCGCCGTTTTTGTTGAGTGTTTCGGGTGCGGCGGCGTAGTTTTTGAGTGATTTGCTCATTTTTCTGCCGTCTGCGCCAAGCACCATGCCGTTTATGAGTACGCTGTTGAAGGGGCGCTCATCGAAAAGCGCAAGGTGGCGAACCATGAGGTAGTATGCCCATGTGCGGATGATGTCGGTGCCTGAGGGGTGCATGCTTGCGGGGAACAGGTGGCGCCAGTCGGGTCGGTCGGGCCAGCCAGCGTGGACGGCACAGGTTATTGAGCTATCCATCCAGGTGTCCATGACGTCTTGTTCGGGTCGGAAGTCTTTGCCGCCGCATTTGGGGCATGCATCGATTCTGGGGCCTTCGAGTTTGGGGTCAATTGGAACCCATTCGGATTTGGCGACGATGACTTCGCCGCAGCCCCTGCAGTACCAAACCGGAATCGGAGTGGCGAATAATCTTTGTCGGCTAATCACCCAGTCCCAGTCTAATGCTTTTGCCCAGTCGATTAGGCGGTTGCGCATGTAATCTGGGTACCAGGGTATGGCGTTAGCGTTTTCCTCAACTTTGGCGGTTAATTCCATGGTTTTCATGAACCACTGCTTAACCTCGAGGATTTCGACGAGCGTTTTGCATCGTTCGCAGACGCCGACTTCATGCTGAATTTTGTCACTCTTCTCAAGTAACCCTGCCGCTTTGAGGTCCTCAACTATGGCTGTTCGGGCTTGATTAACGTAGAGACCCGCGTATTTGCAGCCTGCTTCGCTGATTTGCCCGTTCTGGGTTATTAGGCGGATGACTGGGAGTTTGTGTTTTATGACTGTTTTGACGTCTTCTTTGTCGCCGTAGGTGCAGATTTGCATCGCTCCCGTGCCGAACTTGGGGTCAACGGCTTCGTCGGCTATAATGGTGACTTCCCGATTCATCAGGGGCACAGAGATTTTTCTGCCCACATATTTGCTGTAGCGTTCGTCGTTGGGGTTAACTTCGACGGCGACGCATGCAGGGATGAATTCGGGGCGTGAAGTGGCAATCAAGAGGTAATCTTGGCTGCCTGCAAGGTAGAATTTGATGTAGTGCAGCATACCTTCTTTTTTGATGTGGTCAACTTCAGCGTCAGCTATGGCGGTTTCGTCTCGGGGGCACCAGTTCACAGGGTGCGTGCCTTGGTACATGAAGCCTTTTTGGTAAAGTTGGATGAAACTGAGCTGTGTGCGACGCCAATAATCGGGGTTCATCGTTTTGTACTCTGTTGTCCAGTCGATGGATGCGCCGAGTTTGAGGATGCCATCTTTC includes:
- a CDS encoding valine--tRNA ligase, whose product is MIFMQPLPKEYNHNEIEAKWQAKWEEMGIYHYDWNDKTRQPFSIDTPPPYPSGELHMGNVLNWTYFDMVARFKRMQGYNVLFPQGWDCHGLGIEIQVEKANNIRKRDLPSDQFRNMCMALVEKYIAMMKDGILKLGASIDWTTEYKTMNPDYWRRTQLSFIQLYQKGFMYQGTHPVNWCPRDETAIADAEVDHIKKEGMLHYIKFYLAGSQDYLLIATSRPEFIPACVAVEVNPNDERYSKYVGRKISVPLMNREVTIIADEAVDPKFGTGAMQICTYGDKEDVKTVIKHKLPVIRLITQNGQISEAGCKYAGLYVNQARTAIVEDLKAAGLLEKSDKIQHEVGVCERCKTLVEILEVKQWFMKTMELTAKVEENANAIPWYPDYMRNRLIDWAKALDWDWVISRQRLFATPIPVWYCRGCGEVIVAKSEWVPIDPKLEGPRIDACPKCGGKDFRPEQDVMDTWMDSSITCAVHAGWPDRPDWRHLFPASMHPSGTDIIRTWAYYLMVRHLALFDERPFNSVLINGMVLGADGRKMSKSLKNYAAAPETLNKNGADAVRQWAAGGGATGSDIPYRVQDVEYGRRFLVKLWNASGFASNLLANYDPKSTVQPEYQLLDRWILSKTENITKKVTESFEKCQFNIAVEDIRNFTWHVFCDFYVEAVKDRLYRPEAYGEANAAAAQRTLYEVLYRMLQLLSPVVPHMTEEIYQYMYKDGKGYPSIQVSAWPKYNPALIDEAAERDGDLVTAIMSEVRRDKAEKKLPLNAPIKQLTIYAKDEATAKAIQPGCVDIAATLKIEKIQVVAEKAEGRQVGQSEVTIKPEY